Proteins from a genomic interval of Polyodon spathula isolate WHYD16114869_AA chromosome 1, ASM1765450v1, whole genome shotgun sequence:
- the LOC121322148 gene encoding interleukin-8-like — protein MNSKTTLTVVIFCLAVVALSEGMSLKSIGLELRCQCIQKESRFIHPRQIQNVELFPSGPHCKDAEVIATLKSGDQICLEPTAHWVKIVIKKILESSQA, from the exons ATGAACTCCAAAACTACATTGACCGTGGTCATTTTCTGCCTGGCCGTTGTAGCACTATCTGAAG GGATGTCTTTGAAAAGCATTGGACTGGAGCTCCGTTGTCAGTGCATTCAAAAAGAATCCAGGTTCATCCATCCCAGGCAGATCCAGAATGTAGAGCTGTTCCCCAGTGGACCGCACTGCAAGGATGCTGAAGTCAT TGCCACTCTGAAATCCGGTGATCAGATTTGCTTGGAACCAACTGCCCACTGGGTCAAGATAGTTATAAAGAAAATATTGGAAAG CTCCCAGGCCTGA